Proteins from one Candidatus Nitrospira nitrosa genomic window:
- the gatA gene encoding Asp-tRNA(Asn)/Glu-tRNA(Gln) amidotransferase subunit GatA codes for MSLQKLGLVELHKKFTAGEVTATEIVRAYFLRISQVEPKVKAFVTQTKEAAYQQAECLDQKLKVWRKTHPLTGMPLAVKDNICTDGVPTTCSSRMLQSFVPPYDATVVSRLRSEEYILVGKTNLDEFAMGSSTENSAFGPSRNPWNLHCVPGGSSGGSAAAVAAEECVAALGSDTGGSIRQPAAFCGVVGVKPTYGRVSRYGLVAFASSLDQIGPITRNVPDAAFLLQAIAGHDPMDSTSVDRPVPDYVKALQKRDLKNLKVGVPVEFFTEGLDPEVEQAVRAAIGELKHLGAEIKEIRLPRTDAAVAVYYVIATAEASSNLARFDGVKFGFRAKETKDLLELYLKTRQEGFGSEVKRRIMLGTYVLSAGYYDAYYGKAQAVRTLVCQDFDAAFKEVDLIITPATPTPAFKLGEKSEDPLQMYLSDIFTISVNLAGLPAIALPCGFTKAGLPIGLQLIGRAFEEDLMLRAAHAYEQSTAWHRQKPNLR; via the coding sequence ATGTCTCTCCAAAAACTAGGTCTCGTTGAGCTTCATAAGAAATTCACGGCAGGGGAAGTGACCGCGACGGAGATCGTGCGCGCCTATTTTCTCCGAATCAGTCAGGTGGAACCGAAGGTGAAGGCCTTTGTCACTCAAACGAAAGAGGCTGCCTATCAGCAGGCGGAGTGTTTGGATCAAAAGCTCAAAGTGTGGAGAAAGACTCATCCGCTGACAGGGATGCCGCTCGCAGTGAAGGATAACATCTGCACAGATGGTGTGCCTACGACCTGTAGCTCTCGAATGTTACAAAGTTTTGTTCCACCATACGATGCGACGGTCGTTTCGAGGCTGCGCTCGGAGGAGTACATCTTGGTGGGCAAGACCAATCTGGATGAGTTCGCCATGGGGTCATCGACAGAGAACTCTGCATTTGGCCCCAGCCGAAATCCGTGGAATCTTCACTGTGTGCCGGGCGGATCGAGTGGAGGATCGGCAGCGGCGGTGGCCGCGGAAGAATGTGTGGCGGCACTTGGGTCCGACACCGGGGGGTCGATCAGGCAGCCGGCCGCATTCTGCGGCGTGGTGGGGGTGAAGCCGACGTACGGACGTGTGTCACGGTATGGTCTTGTGGCGTTTGCCTCGTCGCTCGATCAGATTGGGCCGATCACACGCAATGTGCCTGATGCGGCGTTTCTTCTCCAAGCCATTGCCGGCCATGATCCGATGGATTCCACCTCGGTTGATCGTCCGGTGCCGGACTACGTGAAAGCGTTACAGAAGCGTGACCTCAAAAACCTAAAGGTCGGTGTGCCGGTGGAATTTTTCACCGAGGGACTTGATCCGGAGGTCGAGCAGGCCGTCCGAGCCGCCATCGGGGAATTGAAGCACCTTGGTGCCGAGATCAAGGAGATCCGTCTACCCAGAACTGACGCTGCAGTGGCGGTTTATTACGTGATTGCAACAGCGGAGGCTAGCTCAAATCTTGCCCGGTTCGACGGCGTGAAATTTGGGTTCCGTGCCAAGGAAACGAAAGACCTGCTGGAACTGTATCTGAAAACGAGGCAGGAAGGGTTCGGGTCGGAAGTCAAACGTCGAATTATGCTTGGTACGTATGTGCTCAGCGCAGGATATTATGACGCCTACTATGGGAAGGCGCAGGCTGTGCGCACGTTAGTCTGTCAGGATTTCGACGCCGCATTTAAGGAGGTAGACCTCATTATCACTCCGGCAACGCCGACACCGGCCTTCAAGCTTGGCGAGAAAAGCGAAGATCCGTTGCAGATGTATCTGTCAGATATTTTCACGATCTCGGTGAATCTGGCAGGGTTGCCGGCGATCGCGCTGCCTTGTGGATTCACCAAGGCAGGGCTTCCGATCGGGCTCCAACTGATTGGGCGGGCGTTTGAGGAAGATCTGATGCTCCGCGCCGCACACGCCTATGAGCAATCCACAGCCTGGCATCGCCAGAAGCCAAATCTACGGTAA
- the panD gene encoding aspartate 1-decarboxylase, whose amino-acid sequence MFRQMLRSKIHRATVTGAHLEYEGSLTIDQDLMEAAGILPYEAIVCSNLNNGERFMTYAINGARGKGEIILNGPTARKAAVGDQIIIFCYEYYGEEEIKKHVPKIVRVNEKNRIVTGS is encoded by the coding sequence ATGTTTCGACAAATGTTACGTTCGAAGATTCACCGTGCGACGGTGACTGGAGCCCACCTCGAGTACGAAGGAAGTTTGACGATCGATCAAGACTTGATGGAGGCGGCAGGCATTCTGCCATACGAGGCTATTGTCTGCTCAAACCTGAATAACGGCGAACGATTCATGACCTATGCCATTAACGGGGCGCGAGGAAAGGGAGAAATTATTCTCAACGGCCCCACAGCCAGGAAAGCGGCAGTCGGGGACCAAATCATCATCTTTTGTTACGAGTATTATGGTGAAGAAGAAATCAAGAAGCACGTGCCCAAGATCGTGCGCGTGAATGAGAAAAATCGAATTGTGACGGGGAGCTAA
- the gatC gene encoding Asp-tRNA(Asn)/Glu-tRNA(Gln) amidotransferase subunit GatC — MEITQQDVEKVAQLARLAVTAAEKETFAKQLTQILTHVDKLKQYDTTGIEPTATVTGQLNVFREDLVRLSLPVEKALANAPERESDGFVVPKIIEER; from the coding sequence ATGGAGATCACGCAGCAGGATGTTGAAAAAGTGGCGCAGCTAGCCAGGTTAGCCGTGACGGCTGCTGAAAAGGAAACATTCGCCAAACAGTTGACTCAAATTCTTACCCATGTCGACAAGTTGAAGCAGTATGACACCACCGGCATTGAACCGACGGCGACCGTTACCGGGCAACTGAATGTGTTCAGAGAGGATCTTGTGCGTCTCTCGTTGCCGGTGGAAAAAGCGTTGGCTAATGCGCCGGAACGTGAATCGGATGGATTTGTCGTTCCCAAAATCATAGAGGAACGTTAA
- the glmS gene encoding glutamine--fructose-6-phosphate transaminase (isomerizing), translated as MCGIIGYVGNQEAVPILIGGLSKLEYRGYDSSGVAVLQGEKIAVKRSVGKLVNLQNALKANGLTGTVGIGHTRWATHGKPSEQNAHPHRSKGCVLVHNGIIENYQQLKQQLEKDGYKFVSETDTEVVAHLIDKYLQKGNKLADAVRLATKDVKGSYALAVMSEREPGTLIAARSGCPLVVGRTAHASYIASDVMAMLAHTREVTYLEEGDVAVVTQGDVQLTDFDGQTVSRKASKITWDASAAEKSGYPHFMLKEIHEQPQTILDTMRGRYSYETGEADLPDIGLTPKEFASLERIWIVACGTSWHAGQVGKYLFEEMVRTPVQVDIGSEFRYRDPLVGKKDLFITISQSGETADTLAAAREAKAKGARVVSIVNVVGSTLARESDGVLYTHCGPEIGVASTKAFTAQLTALYLLALHFARVRNVMKVADGQAWLDRLVRLPVLVESVLQREAEIVAIAKRYYKKRNFLFLGRGINYPIALEGALKLKEISYIHAEGYAAGEMKHGPIALIDKDMPVVVLAPRDRLYDKTVSNLMEVKARHAPVIAFVAEGERELGKIADAVFTVPDTHALISPMLFTIPLQLLAYHIAVLRGADVDQPRNLAKSVTVE; from the coding sequence ATGTGTGGAATCATTGGATATGTCGGCAACCAGGAAGCCGTGCCGATTCTTATAGGAGGATTATCCAAGTTAGAGTACCGCGGCTATGATTCATCGGGTGTAGCCGTATTACAGGGAGAGAAAATCGCCGTCAAGCGGAGTGTCGGCAAGCTAGTGAATCTTCAGAACGCTCTCAAGGCCAATGGGCTCACGGGAACGGTCGGTATCGGCCATACTCGGTGGGCGACGCACGGCAAGCCCTCGGAGCAGAATGCCCATCCGCATCGATCTAAGGGCTGTGTGTTGGTGCACAACGGAATTATTGAAAACTACCAGCAGCTGAAACAGCAGCTCGAGAAGGACGGCTATAAGTTTGTCTCAGAGACCGATACGGAGGTCGTTGCCCATTTGATCGATAAATATCTTCAGAAAGGCAATAAGCTAGCCGATGCTGTGCGTTTGGCGACAAAAGACGTGAAAGGCAGTTACGCGCTGGCGGTGATGTCGGAGCGGGAGCCGGGAACCTTGATTGCTGCACGGTCAGGCTGTCCGTTGGTCGTCGGTCGGACGGCGCATGCATCCTATATCGCCTCGGATGTCATGGCTATGCTGGCGCATACGCGGGAAGTGACCTATCTCGAAGAAGGGGACGTGGCGGTCGTTACCCAAGGCGATGTGCAACTGACCGATTTTGATGGGCAGACTGTCTCGCGAAAGGCGTCGAAGATCACATGGGATGCGTCTGCAGCCGAGAAGAGCGGCTATCCGCACTTCATGCTGAAAGAGATTCATGAACAGCCGCAGACCATTTTGGATACCATGCGAGGGCGGTATTCCTATGAAACGGGAGAGGCGGATCTCCCGGACATTGGGTTGACACCGAAAGAATTCGCGTCTTTGGAGCGGATCTGGATCGTGGCTTGTGGAACGTCCTGGCATGCCGGTCAGGTCGGGAAGTATCTGTTTGAGGAAATGGTCCGGACGCCGGTTCAGGTGGATATTGGCAGCGAGTTTCGCTATCGTGATCCGCTTGTCGGTAAGAAGGATTTGTTTATTACAATCTCCCAATCCGGTGAGACGGCCGATACGCTTGCCGCTGCACGAGAGGCCAAGGCCAAGGGGGCGCGTGTCGTGTCCATTGTGAACGTGGTTGGGAGTACGTTGGCCCGTGAGTCGGATGGAGTTCTGTATACCCATTGCGGGCCGGAGATCGGCGTGGCCTCGACGAAGGCGTTCACTGCGCAGCTCACGGCGCTCTATCTCCTGGCCTTGCATTTCGCGCGAGTTCGGAATGTGATGAAGGTAGCGGATGGTCAGGCCTGGCTTGATCGGCTCGTGCGGTTGCCGGTCCTGGTTGAGAGTGTGCTACAGCGGGAAGCTGAAATCGTGGCGATTGCCAAGCGCTACTACAAGAAACGGAATTTTCTCTTCTTGGGGCGCGGAATCAATTATCCGATCGCGCTGGAAGGCGCACTAAAACTCAAAGAAATTTCCTACATTCATGCCGAAGGCTATGCGGCAGGGGAGATGAAGCATGGCCCGATCGCATTGATCGACAAGGATATGCCGGTTGTGGTGTTGGCGCCTCGCGATCGACTGTATGACAAAACAGTGAGTAATCTCATGGAGGTCAAGGCGCGACATGCCCCCGTGATCGCATTCGTGGCTGAAGGAGAGCGAGAACTCGGGAAGATCGCGGATGCGGTGTTTACGGTGCCGGATACCCATGCACTGATCTCTCCGATGTTGTTTACGATTCCGCTTCAGCTCCTGGCGTACCATATTGCCGTGTTGCGAGGTGCGGATGTGGATCAGCCGAGGAATCTTGCGAAAAGTGTGACGGTGGAATAA
- the glmU gene encoding bifunctional UDP-N-acetylglucosamine diphosphorylase/glucosamine-1-phosphate N-acetyltransferase GlmU, which produces MAGLGVIVMAAGLGKRMKSNHVKVLHQVAGKPMVQYAVDVALRVAGQRIAVVVGHQAEKVRRIIEAGITGTPGAQAVRIVEQAQQLGTGHAVMQSRSVFSQDGTAGPVHYLILNGDTPLLKESTVRELLTVHQREGATVTILTAILDDPSGYGRVIRRQADQGEQAHSSLDVLKIVEDRDATPTERATKEINVGTYVVSGAFLFEALDKLEPDNAQGEYYLTDIVRMAVSQGQRVSAVTLRNPDEGLGVNTRQQLAAAEQVVRHQIRERWLDAGVTMRDPGSVWIDADVTIGKDTVLYPHVVLEGNTVIGEETTIRSGVRITDCRIGNHVELLDSSVLSQSRVDDEAHVGPFVHLRPGVVVRRRAKVGNFVEMKKTELGEGSKANHLSYLGDATIAEGVNIGAGTITCNYDGQKKYHTVIGKNVFLGSDTQLVAPVTIGEGAVIAAGTTVTQNVPADSLAIARVPQTNRMGWVAKRRALLERTAPSVASVKIPAKHVRVKKQNTAAKSKKRAGRSSKG; this is translated from the coding sequence ATTGCCGGTCTTGGGGTGATCGTGATGGCAGCTGGGTTGGGTAAGCGAATGAAGTCCAACCATGTCAAAGTGTTGCATCAGGTTGCAGGGAAGCCGATGGTGCAGTACGCGGTGGATGTGGCGCTTCGAGTGGCAGGTCAGCGAATCGCGGTCGTCGTTGGGCATCAAGCGGAAAAGGTTCGGCGGATCATTGAGGCGGGGATCACCGGCACGCCGGGAGCACAGGCGGTGCGTATCGTCGAACAGGCGCAACAGCTGGGGACCGGCCATGCGGTCATGCAAAGCCGTTCCGTGTTCTCTCAAGATGGTACAGCGGGTCCTGTACACTATCTTATTCTAAACGGTGATACCCCCTTGTTGAAGGAATCCACCGTGCGCGAGCTTCTCACTGTTCATCAACGAGAGGGGGCAACCGTCACCATTCTGACGGCGATCTTGGATGATCCCAGTGGCTACGGGCGGGTGATTCGTCGTCAAGCAGACCAGGGGGAGCAAGCGCATTCGTCCTTGGACGTGCTGAAGATTGTCGAAGATCGCGATGCCACTCCGACAGAGCGTGCGACCAAGGAAATCAATGTGGGTACATATGTGGTGTCCGGCGCGTTTCTCTTTGAGGCGCTCGATAAGCTGGAGCCCGACAATGCACAGGGTGAATACTACCTGACGGATATCGTGCGGATGGCAGTTTCACAAGGGCAGCGTGTGTCTGCGGTGACGCTTCGGAACCCCGATGAAGGGTTAGGGGTCAATACCAGACAGCAGCTGGCAGCGGCAGAGCAGGTCGTTCGGCATCAGATTCGTGAACGTTGGCTGGATGCCGGCGTGACAATGCGAGACCCAGGTTCCGTGTGGATTGATGCAGACGTCACGATCGGCAAGGATACGGTTCTGTATCCCCACGTCGTACTCGAAGGGAACACGGTGATTGGTGAGGAGACTACGATTCGCTCAGGGGTTCGGATCACCGATTGTAGAATCGGCAATCATGTTGAGCTGTTAGATTCCTCTGTTCTCAGTCAATCGCGTGTTGATGACGAGGCACATGTGGGACCGTTTGTTCATCTTCGTCCTGGCGTGGTGGTGAGGCGACGAGCGAAAGTCGGAAATTTTGTCGAAATGAAAAAGACCGAGTTGGGCGAGGGGTCCAAAGCCAATCATCTCAGTTACTTGGGGGACGCCACGATTGCTGAAGGAGTGAATATCGGTGCTGGTACGATCACCTGTAACTATGATGGCCAGAAAAAGTATCACACGGTGATTGGGAAGAATGTATTTCTGGGGAGTGATACTCAGCTTGTTGCGCCGGTGACGATCGGGGAGGGCGCAGTGATCGCCGCAGGGACGACCGTCACACAGAATGTGCCGGCCGATTCACTGGCGATCGCCCGGGTTCCTCAGACCAATCGAATGGGATGGGTGGCCAAACGACGGGCCTTGTTGGAAAGGACTGCACCCAGTGTAGCTTCCGTCAAGATCCCTGCGAAGCATGTAAGGGTAAAAAAACAGAACACTGCGGCGAAGTCCAAGAAAAGGGCTGGGCGGTCATCGAAGGGCTGA
- a CDS encoding DUF502 domain-containing protein, with protein sequence MLKTALRRYFLTGLLLVTPIWGTILVLKTLFVALDGILGDAMAELVPDHYIPGLGIVTLVLLIFLVGLFAANFIGRQIVSHWEDWLNRLPLVRGIYSTLKSMMDILSFSERGSYRRVVLIQFPKNGHYCFAFVTGMTKGETTALGEDTLIHVYVPTSPNPTSGYFLLVPEREVTSVDISIEEAMKLIVSGGLYTPTGAMASALAEAKWSQIKQPDVGVPIG encoded by the coding sequence ATGCTTAAGACGGCTTTGAGGCGATATTTCCTGACAGGACTCCTGCTTGTCACCCCTATTTGGGGTACGATTCTCGTTCTGAAAACTCTGTTTGTAGCACTGGACGGTATTTTGGGCGATGCGATGGCTGAGCTGGTGCCCGATCACTACATTCCCGGGCTCGGGATCGTGACATTGGTGTTGCTGATTTTCTTGGTTGGGTTGTTTGCGGCCAATTTCATAGGACGCCAGATCGTCAGTCACTGGGAGGATTGGCTCAATCGGTTACCCCTGGTCCGAGGAATTTATTCGACCTTGAAGTCCATGATGGATATTCTCTCATTTTCGGAGCGAGGGTCATACCGGCGTGTGGTCTTGATCCAGTTTCCCAAGAATGGTCATTATTGTTTTGCCTTCGTGACGGGCATGACGAAAGGTGAGACGACGGCTTTGGGGGAAGATACATTGATCCATGTGTATGTGCCGACTTCTCCCAACCCCACGTCGGGCTATTTTCTGCTGGTGCCGGAACGGGAGGTCACGTCGGTTGACATCAGTATTGAAGAGGCGATGAAGCTGATTGTATCGGGGGGGTTGTACACACCGACCGGTGCCATGGCCTCAGCGTTGGCGGAGGCGAAGTGGAGTCAGATTAAACAGCCGGATGTTGGCGTGCCGATCGGATAA
- the tmk gene encoding dTMP kinase, translating to MSPATQKPSGIFITLEGGEGSGKTTQARRLCDWLIAQGQRVLHTREPGGTLLAERLRSLLLDHSSETIAPETEAWLILAARRQHVDHVIKPALQQGMIVVCDRFSDSTMAYQGYGRGLDLRTLRTMNKWATGKLVPHLTLLFDVPVRIGLTRRRSQRSSQNRLDREVTQFHEKVRAGFRTLARKEPRRMIVFDASLPLESVQQNVEEVITRWLNTRRTQQLRRR from the coding sequence ATGAGTCCTGCCACACAAAAACCATCCGGTATCTTCATCACGCTGGAAGGCGGCGAAGGAAGCGGCAAAACAACCCAGGCCCGCAGGCTTTGTGACTGGTTGATAGCGCAGGGCCAGCGCGTCCTCCACACCCGAGAGCCGGGAGGAACACTTCTCGCTGAACGATTACGCAGCCTCCTCCTCGACCATTCCTCAGAAACCATTGCCCCGGAAACCGAGGCGTGGCTCATCCTTGCGGCCAGGCGCCAACATGTCGATCATGTGATCAAGCCGGCGCTCCAACAGGGCATGATCGTCGTGTGCGACCGCTTCTCGGACTCGACCATGGCCTATCAAGGCTATGGGCGTGGATTGGACCTCCGAACCTTGCGTACCATGAACAAGTGGGCAACCGGAAAACTTGTTCCGCATCTGACGCTGCTCTTCGACGTGCCGGTCCGTATCGGACTGACGCGACGCCGAAGCCAACGCTCTTCCCAGAATCGTCTTGATCGAGAAGTGACACAATTCCACGAGAAGGTACGAGCTGGATTTCGGACCCTCGCCCGGAAAGAGCCCCGGCGTATGATTGTCTTTGATGCCTCTCTTCCTCTAGAGTCCGTCCAGCAGAACGTGGAGGAAGTCATCACACGTTGGCTCAACACTCGCCGCACACAACAGTTGCGGCGGCGATAG
- the holB gene encoding DNA polymerase III subunit delta' — protein MPFTDITGHEQSISLLQASLTNKRLAHAYLFHGDAHIGKRMTAVRLAQVLNCDRPALTETPDSCGQCRSCLQVAAHTHPDYFVIEPDAEAATPQIKIEQIRELEQQFIYRPLVGEQKICLIDDADRMTIGAANALLKTLEEPPGHSLFILVTSRLHALPITIRSRCQALRFTSPARTQVEAALILKRELPPDDARFLALLTDSRIGEALTTNVTEVRARQQECLTLVKPESLTSSTTILSASETLAKSDRGTETLSWLTRWIRDLMIVLVDGDRDQILHLDQLPQLQRFADRANIDLLLTLLNDIEKHAQQATRHLNVQMALETTFLRLREALGLVPVGSPT, from the coding sequence ATGCCATTTACAGATATCACAGGCCACGAGCAATCCATCTCCTTACTCCAGGCCAGTCTCACCAATAAGAGACTCGCTCATGCCTACCTCTTTCACGGCGATGCCCACATTGGCAAACGGATGACCGCCGTGAGGCTGGCGCAGGTCCTGAATTGTGACCGCCCAGCTCTCACAGAGACCCCGGACAGTTGCGGTCAATGCCGCTCTTGCTTGCAGGTCGCGGCTCACACGCATCCCGATTATTTCGTCATCGAACCCGATGCGGAGGCGGCGACACCACAAATCAAAATTGAGCAGATCCGAGAACTCGAACAGCAGTTCATCTACCGACCCCTCGTCGGCGAGCAGAAGATCTGCCTGATTGACGATGCGGATCGAATGACCATCGGTGCGGCCAATGCCCTGCTCAAAACATTAGAGGAACCTCCAGGCCATAGTCTCTTTATCCTGGTCACCAGTCGGCTCCACGCACTCCCCATCACCATTCGGTCACGCTGCCAGGCGCTTCGCTTTACCTCACCGGCTCGAACACAAGTGGAGGCTGCACTGATTCTTAAGCGGGAGCTTCCACCCGATGACGCTCGATTCCTGGCGCTGCTCACCGACAGCCGCATCGGAGAAGCACTCACCACGAACGTGACAGAGGTTCGCGCGCGCCAACAAGAGTGCCTGACATTGGTGAAACCCGAATCATTGACCTCCAGCACCACCATCCTCTCTGCGTCGGAAACCTTGGCCAAATCAGACCGAGGAACGGAGACCTTGAGCTGGTTGACGCGATGGATCCGCGACCTAATGATTGTCCTCGTGGATGGAGATCGAGACCAGATCCTTCATCTCGATCAACTCCCCCAATTGCAGCGATTCGCCGACCGAGCGAACATTGACCTCCTCCTGACTCTCTTGAACGACATTGAGAAACACGCACAGCAAGCCACGCGGCACTTGAACGTACAAATGGCATTAGAGACAACGTTTCTTCGCCTCCGTGAGGCACTCGGGCTTGTCCCAGTCGGTTCACCGACCTAG
- the metG gene encoding methionine--tRNA ligase has translation MSKSDRFYLTTPIYYVNDVPHIGHAYTTVAADVLARYWRLRGREVFFLTGLDEHGQKVQQAAAKAGIDPQTHCDKLAPQFENLWKKLNISNDAFIRTTDTQHKQVVQRYLQELFNKQLIYKADYSGWYCTFDERFWTEKDVADGLCPDCKRPVEKLSEHNYFFKMGQYQDRLIEHIKKHDRFIRPESRRNEVLGFLQTQKLSDLSISRPKARLSWGIELPFDTDYVTYVWFDALVNYVSALEYLPREKSVGHGFWPANVHLVGKDILTTHAVYWSTMLMALNLPLPETIFAHGWWTVDGEKMSKSRGNVVDPNTMVETYGVDAFRYFLLREVPFGQDGDFSQAAMVTSINSDLANGIGNLLSRTLTMIERFADGKIPAGGPPALPELEEKIAQAATQLPTTLERGFSTLTFRDNLQAIGELVSLCDEYIDKAAPWKLAKHPEDAPKLKTVLNHSARALRLLAVSLYPIMPQTMERLTGQLGYHADFSKALPASAYEWDSPVANLPIAKGAPLFPRIEPLSEPHRSEGELRTKLIKGAKPVSDTPVPPQPVPTITTTTPPTTPASAPTPTAAPTPPASPQITIDDFMKIQLKTAKVLSAERVPKSEKLIKLQVSLGVEQRQIVAGIGKKYEPDALVGKTIVIVANLKPAKLMGIESQGMVLAAGDTDVRGLLTIHEEVDPGTKVK, from the coding sequence ATGTCGAAAAGCGATAGATTCTACCTCACCACCCCAATTTACTACGTCAATGACGTCCCGCATATCGGGCATGCCTATACCACCGTTGCGGCTGACGTCCTGGCGCGCTACTGGCGACTACGCGGGCGGGAAGTCTTCTTTCTCACCGGGCTCGATGAACATGGGCAGAAAGTGCAACAGGCCGCTGCGAAAGCCGGCATTGACCCGCAAACGCACTGCGACAAATTGGCGCCGCAATTTGAGAACCTCTGGAAGAAGCTGAATATCTCGAATGACGCGTTCATCAGAACGACCGACACGCAGCATAAGCAAGTCGTCCAACGATACCTTCAAGAGCTCTTCAACAAGCAACTGATCTATAAAGCCGACTACTCAGGCTGGTATTGCACATTCGATGAGCGGTTCTGGACGGAAAAGGATGTTGCTGACGGTCTCTGTCCAGACTGCAAACGCCCCGTCGAAAAGCTCAGCGAGCACAATTATTTTTTCAAAATGGGGCAATATCAGGACCGTCTCATCGAGCATATCAAGAAACACGATCGGTTCATTCGTCCTGAATCGCGACGGAATGAAGTCCTGGGATTCTTGCAAACCCAGAAACTCAGCGACCTGTCGATCTCCAGACCAAAGGCCAGGCTTTCGTGGGGCATCGAACTCCCCTTCGATACGGACTACGTGACCTACGTCTGGTTCGATGCACTGGTCAATTACGTTTCTGCGTTGGAGTATCTGCCTCGTGAGAAATCGGTTGGTCATGGTTTTTGGCCGGCCAATGTCCATCTCGTTGGAAAAGACATTCTCACCACTCATGCCGTCTATTGGTCCACCATGCTGATGGCGCTAAATCTTCCGTTACCGGAAACCATCTTTGCTCACGGCTGGTGGACCGTTGACGGCGAGAAGATGTCCAAGAGCCGTGGCAACGTCGTCGATCCGAATACGATGGTCGAGACCTATGGCGTGGATGCCTTCCGCTACTTCCTGCTTCGCGAAGTGCCGTTCGGGCAGGACGGAGACTTCTCGCAGGCCGCCATGGTCACCAGCATCAACAGCGATCTGGCCAACGGCATCGGCAATCTACTCAGCCGCACACTCACGATGATCGAACGGTTCGCGGACGGCAAAATCCCGGCCGGCGGCCCGCCCGCGCTGCCGGAACTCGAAGAGAAGATCGCCCAAGCCGCCACGCAATTGCCGACGACATTGGAACGAGGCTTCAGCACGCTGACCTTCCGCGACAACCTACAGGCGATCGGCGAACTAGTCAGCCTCTGCGACGAATACATCGACAAAGCTGCCCCCTGGAAGCTGGCCAAGCATCCGGAGGATGCGCCGAAACTGAAGACGGTCCTCAACCACTCCGCCCGCGCCCTGCGGCTGCTGGCTGTCTCGCTCTATCCCATCATGCCGCAGACGATGGAACGGCTGACAGGACAACTCGGGTACCACGCGGACTTCTCCAAAGCCCTTCCGGCCTCCGCCTATGAATGGGACAGCCCCGTGGCCAATCTCCCCATTGCCAAAGGCGCCCCGCTGTTCCCACGTATTGAGCCCCTCAGTGAACCGCACCGCAGCGAAGGTGAACTTAGAACAAAACTGATAAAAGGAGCCAAACCAGTGAGCGACACACCAGTACCCCCACAGCCGGTTCCCACGATAACCACAACAACTCCACCAACGACACCGGCAAGTGCGCCAACTCCAACAGCCGCTCCAACCCCTCCCGCTTCGCCACAGATCACCATCGACGACTTCATGAAGATTCAGCTCAAGACTGCGAAGGTGCTTTCCGCAGAACGAGTACCGAAATCGGAGAAGTTGATCAAGCTTCAAGTATCACTCGGCGTTGAACAGCGTCAGATTGTGGCCGGCATCGGCAAGAAGTATGAGCCGGATGCCCTTGTCGGCAAGACCATCGTCATCGTGGCTAACCTAAAGCCGGCAAAGCTGATGGGCATTGAATCCCAAGGCATGGTACTGGCGGCAGGGGATACGGACGTGCGTGGACTGCTCACCATCCACGAAGAAGTGGACCCTGGCACGAAGGTGAAATGA